AAGCGGAAATTCTTCCCTGACAATTACAAGGAGGCTCCTCCATGCCAGCCAAAAAAGCAAACCAACCGCAATTCTATTTTTTCAGCGGCAGCCTTGCCAAGGAAACCTTTGAGGTCATCAATTTTTCCGGCACCGACGCGGTATCATCGGTGTATTCGTTCGGCATCGAGCTCATCTCGCAAAAGGACGATATTTCCGCCGACGACGTCATCAACAAGGCGGCGACGCTGTATGTATTTCGTGACGGCGAATACTACCCTTATTCGGGCATCGTGTCCGAATTCCGGTTTTTGGGCAGGGGATACGGCCGCGCGAACTACAGCGTGACCCTGGTGCCGCGGCTGTGGCTCCTTTCCCTCAACATGCAGACCCGCATTTTCCAGAAGAAAAAAGTGAACCAGATCGTCAAGCAGGTGCTCGACGACGCGAACCTGTCCGATTCGTACGCGTTTCAGGTTGACGAAGGAAAATATCCCGAACTTGAGTACGTAGTACAATATCAGGAATCAGACCTCGATTTCATCTCGAGGCTCATGGAGGCGGCGGGCATCTGGTACTTCTTCAAGGAAAATCCCATTCTTGCCGAAGAGCTCGACGGCTGCGGCGCCGAACAGATGGTGATCACCGACAAGGCGTCGTCGTTCGAATTCATTTCCTCCGCGTCCGACCTCCTGTTCAGGTCGGCCTCGGGCATGGCGGAGCAGATTGACACAAGCGACAAGGAATCGGTGGACGCCATCGAGCTGCACCGCAGGATCATCCCGAAGGAAGTGCTGCTCAAGGATTTCAACTACCGCACGCCGGAAATAGACCTCAAGGGCCGCAAGCCGGTGAAGTCCGGCGACGCCGGCACGGTGTACCGCTACGGCGGCCATTTCAAGAACACCACCGAGGCTGACCGCTGCGCCGAGATCGAGGCCAACCGGCTCGCGTCGCAGAAGGTGCGCATGGAGGGCAACAGCAACTGCCGCGGCATGCGCGCCGGAAAGCGCTTCACCCTGCAGGAGCATTTCCTCGACAGCCTGAACGGCAAGTACGTGCTCACGCGGGTGGCGCACCGCGGCACCCACACCACCGAAGGCGACGGTACCTACACCTACGCCAACAGCTTCGTCTGCATCCCGGCGTCGCAGGCCGAACTGTTCCGGCCGCCGCTTGCGACCCCTGTTCCGCGCGTGAGCGGCATCATGACCGCGGCCGTGGAGGCCAACGGATCGAGCTACGCGGGCCTTGACGACATGGGCCGGTACAAGGTGCGCATGCCCTTTGACTTGTCAAACGCGAAAAACTATGAAGCGTCGCGCTACCTCCGCCTCGCGCAGCCGTATGCGGGCTCCAATTACGGCATGCACTTCCCGTCCCACGAGGGCGCAGAGATGGTCTGGGCCTGCATCGACGGCGACCCCAACCGCCCGCTGGGCCTCTCCATGGTGCCCAACGCCAACACCGTTTCGCCGGTGGTGAGCGCAAACAAGCAGCAGAACATCATCCGCACCGCCGGCGGCAACGAGTTCCTCCTTGACGACGACGACGGCAAGCAGATGGCGCGGCTCACCACCAAATCGCAGCACACGCTCGAAATGGACGACGACCAGAAATGCGTTTTTCTCCAGACCAAGGACAAAAACAAACTTCTCCTCGATGACAAAAACGAATGCGTTTCGTGGAACGCCAAGGACCACTCCATCACCATGACCTACAAGAGCGGCAGCGAGGGCATCGTGATCACCACCAAGGAAGGCCACGTGATAAACATCGACGACAAGAACAAGAAATTGACAATCCAGACAAAGGCCGGCAACCTCATGGAAATGGACGACGACGGAAAGAAGATCGGCCTCACCGATTCGGCGGGCAAGAACAAGGTGACGCTCGACGGAAACGGCGGCAAGCTGCTGCTCGACTCGCAGGGCGAGATCACGATAAGCGCGTCGAAGGACCTCACGATCACTGCGGCCAACATCAAGATGACGTCGCAGGGGAAAATCGAGGAAAAGGCCACTGGCGATTACACCGTCAAGGCGATGAAGATAAGCCAGAGTGCGGACATGGACGTTGAGGCCAAGGCAGGCATGAACTTCTCGGCGGAGGGCCAGATGAACGCGACGCTCAAGGGCGGCATGCAGACCAAGATCGACGGCATGATGACCGAAGTGGGCGGCAGCGCCATGGCAAAGGTAAAAGGCGGGATCGTGATGATCAACTGAACGGATTGCCGGTCTTTCGTGCATTCGGGCAGTGGAATATGGCATTTTATGAATGACCCAACCCATAAAAACCAAACAAAGGATCACTTATGATTATCAAAATCAACCGGCTCTTCTCGCTTTCCCTCACGCTGATGTTCTCCGCCCTGCTTTCTCAAAGCTTTGCCATTGTCTACATCGTGACCGACACGCTAACCGTGCTGGGAAAAACCGCGATCGTGCGCGCGTCATCGGAATATATGGGCGCCAGGAACGCGCCGAGCATCAACAAACTTCCCAACATTTTCGACAATGACTCAACCACCTACTGGCAGCAAGCCGGCGAGGTGACCGGCGAGCAGCAATGGATCGACATTAAATTCTCCGAGAAACGGCAATTCAAAGGCATGATCTTCGGCGCCGGGTGCAGAAAAGATTACATATGCCTTGAAGACAACACCGTGCCCACCAAAATGAAAATCAAGCTCGACGAAAAGCCCGCCTTCGAATACACCTGCGACTGGGACGCCAAGGCCGAACCACCCACGACCCTGACGCGCGAAGAAGTGAACATGCGGAAAGGTTTCATCTGGTTCGACTGCGACACGCCCTTCACCACGGCGCTCATTCAGATAAAATTCGAGGATACCCGGAAAGGCGCGCGGTATGACCTGCTCTGCATGTCGGATTTCGAGCTTCTGGACCCGACCGACAACCGGTTCGACCTCTTCGACATCCTTTCGAAGCTTACCATAAACCCCAACGATCTCGGCGTCATCAAATCGCCGGCGCTGACGATCGGCGACGACGACCCCTGGCGGATAAAAACATACATCGACAGTCTTTACAGCAGCGAACCATCGGCGGCATGGAAGCAGGACTCTGCGAAAATAGAAAAAGGCCTGAACACCGGCATGCGCGCCATCAGCGACGGCGAACAAGTCACGAAGCTCATCGCGGTCCTCAAGACGCTTTTGATTAAAAACGGCAAAATGGTCCGGTTCCGGCAGGACGGCCGCACCACCTATTATATGATGCAGTCGGGCACCATTTTTCTCGGCGGTAAGCAATGGGACATCTGGCGGTACATTTCAACCATCCCCACGTCGAAAGGGATCGAAGTGACGATCAGATATGTTCCGTTTGCTAATTAGGAATATAAAATTGCCACAGAGACACAGAGAACACAGAAAAAATGAGAGTGAATGATAATGCAATAACTGAAAAGGCGATTGGAGGTGCCATTGAAGTACATAAAGCGTCTCAAGCAAGCCAGGGCCAAGTGCGATTTATGAAGAGGCTCTATGCCATGAATTTGTCCTGAATAAAATCACACATGAGAGACAAGTGCCACTGCCTGTTAGTTATAAAGGAAAGATTCTAGGAAATTTCCGTCTGGATCTAATGGTTGAAAACCAGGTTATTGTTGAACTAAACGCCGTCGACCGGTTTGACAAAATTTTTGAAGCTCAACTGTTATCGTACTTGAAAATGACGGGAAAGAAAACTGGATTGATAATAAATTTTAACGTATCATCTTTACGTGACGGAATCAAACGAATGGTTCTGTAATAACAATTCATTTTTTCTTTTTTGATTCTATTTGTCTCTGTGCCCTCTAGGTCTCTGTGGCTATTTTATCTTTTTAGGACCTATCAATGGGAAAACCCGCAGCACGCCTTGGCGACATGACCGCGCACGGCGGCACCATCACGGGGCCTGGCTGCCCCACGGTGCTCATCGGCGGCATGCCGGCGGCCACGCTCGGAGACATGCATGTATGTCCCATGGCGACTCCCGGAACCCCGCCTATCCCGCATGTCGGAGGGCCGATTTCTCTCGGGAGCACCGGCGTATTGATCGGCGGCAAGCCCGCGGCGCGCATGGGCGACATGGCCGTGTGCGTGGGCCCGCCGAGCTCCATCATCCTCGGGTGCATGACCGTTCTTATCGGTGAAGCAGGCGGCGGCGCAGGGGGCGGCGGCGCGGGCGCGGGAGCCGGCGGCGCGGGCGGCACCGGCACGGCGGGCGCGCTGCACAGCGCTGCGGTCGCGGGGCAATCGCCCCAAACGGACGAAACAAAAGATCATTACCTTGACCTGAGCTTTGTCGACGGCGCGAACCTTCCCGTGGGCGGCGTGCGGTATGTCATGTCATGTCCGGACAATGCCAAGCGCGCCGGCGTGCTGGGCGGCAGCATCAAACTCACCGGCATTGACGAAGGCGACTACACCGTAACCCTGCGCGCCATCACCGGCGCCAAGTGGTCGGCACGGGAATCAGACGTGGGCAAAGCGGTCACCATGCAGATCGACACCATGGGCGTTGAAGACGGCGAAAAGGCCATCATCGACATTTACGTGCGCGACGGAAACTACACCGACCACCTGCTTGACACAATGGAAGCAGGCTTCAGCGGCGGCCAGATACAAAAACAGTGGGCCATGCAGGTGGACGAGAAATACCTGGCCATTTGCGACGCAAAGGAAAAGCATAAAAAGTATTCAAGGCCGTTTTTCTTTTTTAGGGTGAAGATCGGGGAAATGGAAGAACAGTCGGGGGCGCTGTATTTGAAGGATTGGGTAGAGATTACGGTAAAGGATAAAAAAGGAAATCCGATGAAAAACAAACAATACAAGGCTTTGCTACCATCAGGAGAAATCGGGCAGGGGACCCTTGACAACCAAGGAAATATTCGGATTAAAAATATTCAACCCGGCAAATTAGGCTTCATCATTATTAAATAATATACCGGTTTTTCAGATAGTACCAATTTAAAAACAGGCTAAACATCTTATGGAACCCGGCGGCAATTTTGAAATCCAAACCAACAAAAAGCATAATCTTGTCCTTCATGAGGACGATGAAATAACAGAAAAAGGAAACAAAGTTTATTTTTTATGGGCATTTGAATTGAAACTTGGTATTCCCGATTACGAAAATTACCCAGACGTTGCCAATCCTCCTACCCGTGATGAAAAAGAAAAAAAGATTTATGAGACTGCCAAGCAATTGTTTCATTCCTGGGAAGATGATATTACGCGAGCCAAGAAAAAACATGGGGAAGAAAATGTTTATGTCAGGGGAATAGAAAATGTTGCTGTTTACAAGGATTTTCAAAAGGCATTCACCGACAGGGAAGCCATTATAATTGTCGTGGCCGCCCATGGCTGGCCGGAAGGGGGTTTTGAGATGGTTCACGGAAGCACTCCCTTTTATCCAAACTATGCAAAGCAATTGAAAAATCTGAAATTGCTCGTTTTGGAATCATGCTTCCAGGGAATAAAGGCAAATCGAAGGCTTTGGTCACAATATACAAATGTAATAATGGAAAATATTATTGGATGGGTTGGCCTAAACAGGGAACTTATCTTGCAAACGGCAATAGATTGGAATAAGGGAAAGGGTATAAGTCCTGACATTACAAATGATAAATTCCATAGCCTGAGGGAGGCAATAGAAAAAGCCGAAACCCAAGTAATAAACAATCCATAGTAAACATTTATATATTTTCCGCCTCTTTGATATGACCATATTAAATTCAAATTTTATTCTGCGCATTTTTCTTTGCCTATTCTCTTTTCTGATCTCATTTTCTTTTGCAAAATCCCCAGTTAATTTTCAATCTATTACAAGCGTCGTCATTTCAATCTATGGTATTGACACAATGTTGCATCCCGACGGAACGCATGGACGGAGTGGAAGACCTGTAATAAAAATAGGATCGCTTACCACCAGAGATTCTTTAATCATTGCCGAGTTCAGAAGAATCCGGCATTGGGAGAATTCACCGGTAAACCTTTGTGCGATTTCCAACAGAATCGATCTTTATGCCGGAGACTCGCTGCTTCTGACCTTGGCTGGGGTTATTGCGGATGGTTGTGGTTTCATTGCATGCTGTCGCCAGTTGAACTGTGATGAAAACAAGCATTTCCCAAAAAGCATAAAGGATAAATTGCTGGAACTTTGCGATGCTGCGCCTGTTAAAGAAGGCTGCATTTCTTTTTCGAAGATACGCACCAAACTGCATGACATGCCGCCGGCGCAGGTAGATTCTATTCAAAAAAAATATTCTGGAAGATTCAAATCGGTTTTTTATTCATTCTCTTTGCCGATACTCCTCAATACCTTGAAAAAATATTACCAATGGTCTACCTTTCCGACAATCAACCGATCCTGGGAAAACCACTTGGCGTTGGTTTTACAGCAGATTCACGATCCGCTGTTTGAATATTTATTCTATGAAGCGTACGGCGATCGCGCAGGTTTCGAGGCATTTTTTGACAAAGAGGAGTGGTTCTGCCAGAAATGCAAAGATACCGAACAGGTCCAATGGTTTATTCATGATAAGCATGTTAGAAATCCCGATTCGATCAGGCAGATTAAAGATAATTGTCTTCATTACGACACATTGCGTAGAGCTATTGACGCCATTACCTCGGTCATGACTTCATATGATAGCCTGACGCTTAAAGCCGCTCCGCATATGTTGGTTCAGCTTTCATTCGACATTCCGGTTAACGTCATCATAAATGTCGATACACTACGGTGGTTTATTCGTTTTAGAATATCGGCCTTGGATGGCGAGGCTTATTTCAAGGCTGTTTCGCTCTCGGCCGGAGGTTTATCTTCCGCATGCAAAAAAGGGATTGATGATATTAAAAAAATTGGCGGCGTTTCCTTTGATGATACTATCATTTTACCTTCCAATTACACATCATCCAAAATAAAAACCATCGCGGTCAATCTTGGAAATGTTTCCTCTAAAAATATCAACTATACAATAGAATTTTCGAATAGAGAAAAGTTCTCCTACACCAAAGACCAGCTTTGCGGGGAATGGTATCAGTAATATCAATGGATCGACAGATTACCGGCAAGTTTCGCGCGGAGCTTGTTGACTGGGGAAAGCCTTGAAGGTAAACTATTCATGTAACTGCAGGTTTCGGTGTCTCATGGTTCCTATGGTGGACGTCAGGAAAGATTAGATGATGATTCTGATAAGAGGTATAATCCTTGTCACAGCACTTTCACTGACAACCGCTTTTGGAAAAACCGCTCACGTGCGCACGCCCTCAACCGCACCCGCGCCCGAGCCCTTTTGTGCGCCCGCCGTCATTCCCTTCACCGAAACCGTTCACGGCGCCTTCACCCTCCCCCTTCCCTGCCGCGTCGGCATAGAAGCAGTCGTCAGCTCGTTCGAGTCCAGGTTCGCAATTGTCACTTTTTCCGGCCAGAGCATCATCGGCGTCGACACCGTTTCGGCCGAGGAATACAAGGGCGGGACACGGAGCGTGCTCGGTTCCGAGGACGAGCACAACCTTGTGCTGCTTTCGGCCGCAGAGGTTGCGGTACTTGACAGGCCGGAAAACAGGGTGTCGGTCGAATACACCACCGCCTCGCCGCGAGCCGATTTTCAGACCAAGTATTTCCAGGGAAAAATCGCGGGCAGCGACCGGCTGCTCATCATCGCCGAGGTGTCGCCCTCGGTCGGCGAGGAGGGCGTTGTCGACGCCACGCTGCATTCGTTGGTGTATGATGATGTCCGGGTGAGAAAAACCCTGTCACGCATCGTTATCGAGCATCCTCTGAACGAGCAGCCGCCTGTGTTTTTCAGCAAAGACGTCGTCATCTACCGCAACAAGCGCAAAGATGCTTCCGAGCCGTGGAAGGCGCTCGACAACACGCTTTCGCCAATAAGCCATCCACTGTGCGCTTTGCTCGACCGGGAATTCAGGCAGTTTTTGATTTACGGGCTGGTGATGTCCGACCGGCACAGGCATGCCGTTGTTTCAGCCACCAATGCCGACACCAAAATGCCCGCGATCAATTATATTTCCTGGAAGTCAAGCAAAGTTTCGTCAATCGCCATGCCGGCGGGCATGTTTTTGGGTCAGAAAAACCTCATGATGTCGCCGTCCGGCAAATGGGTGTTTTTCACCGCGACCATAGACAACGAGGGCAAACGCGCCATGAATCATGTGCTGGTATATCTCGACCCCGACCTTCCCAGCGGGTTTCTCCCTCCGTTCGTCGTTGCCGAAGGGAAAAACGAGGACCGCGCCGCGTGGATAACCGAGCCCGAGGGGCTTGTTGTTTTCGGCAAGGGGCAAGTTTCGTTGTGGGACCTCTCGAAATTCGTTCCAAAAAAACCAAAAACAAAACCAAAAAAAAGGTAGCTTCCCATGGCTGGCTTCAACCATCAGTTCCAGATCGCCCTGCCTGACGGCTGGGAGGACAAGACAGTTTTCACGTATCAGGGCCCGCTCGACAGCGGCGTCCAGCACAACATCGTGCTCCTCGTTGACGCGACGGTGGGTAAAAAAACCGAATTGGCCGACTACGTGAAAAGCCAGATGGCAACGTCAAAAGAGGCGCTGCCCGGGTTCCAGATGATCAAAGAAGGGGAAAAAACGCTGCCGTCAGGAATCAAGGCGCATGAAGTCGTCTACAAATACATGCCGACCGACCAGCAGGCGCTGTACCAGAAGCAGCTTTACCTGATAATTGACGGAAAGGCATACGCGTTCACGTCCACCTTTTCAAAGAAAACACTGCAGACGATCGCCGCCGAGGTGGACCAGATCGTTGCGGGCTTCAGGCCGCTTCAGGCGCAGGAATAAATCCGGCAATCGCGGAAAAGAACATTTCCATTAGGGTCCTATCGCGGAATATTCCCCACGAAAATCATCATCGCCGCGACGATCAGGGCGAATTGTCCGATGCGAAACAGAATGTACTCGCTCTGACCGCCGGTGCCGCCGGTCACGATCCCCAGCGCCAGCAGCATGCCGGCGCACAGGTTTGAGACAATTTTGGCCGTGTGCTCCCGCTGGCCCGACAATGCGAGCACTATTACGAGAATTCCGAGAAAGATGAGCGTAAGCCCCTGCCAGATGAGCGCCATGGAAAGGACGCGCTGCAATCCTTTGATGATGACTTTAAAATCCCTGACTATTGCGCCTGACCTGACAAGATATGCAAGCCCGAGAATGATGGTGACAGCGCCGGCCGCGACATTGAGCCAGAGGGGCGGGACGGAGAGGATGGACATTGGGGAATTTCTCCCGGTCTGCTATTTTCTTGTTCGCCGAACGGTCTTCCTTGCTTAGTTCGACTCATGCGCCGGTTGATGTTTCCGCACCTTTTCCTTTAACAACTTTATCGAGTTGTACAAGTATTGTATCGAGGTTATGATTCCGAGCAGCCCTATTACCAGCGCAAGAATTCCGTAAATATTCTCGGGTCTTTCTTGACCGATGGTGAAGTTCCTGAACAGGTGCAGGGCGCGAACCGTCAGCGGGACAACAATGCCGGACGCGAATAAAAGCGAAAAGCCTGTTATCTTGATGACGAACCGTTTAAATACCAATGCTTTAATTTTATTAGATTTTTCGGCAATATCATCCATAAATCATGATCTTTCGCTCTTCATCGCCTCAAAATAATCAGAGCAAAAACAGATTGATAAATGTCACTCCCGCACACGCGGGAGTCCAGTCAACAATCAAACATTGATTCCCGCTTTCGCGGGAATGACACCTACGGCAAAGGTCATCTAATTATTAATTGATTAATAACTCTTCACCGCCTTCTTGCTTTCCTCCCAGAATTTGTCCATCTCCTCAAGCGGCGCCTTGTGGATGTCTTTGCCGAGTTTCTTGTACCGGTCCTCGATGTACCGGAACCGCTTGGCGAACTTGTTCACCGTCACGCGCAGCGCGTCTTCGGCGGAGATGCGCTTGTGCCGGGCGACGTTGACAAGGGCGAATATGATGTCGCCGAGCTCCTCCTCGGCGTTTTTCTGGTCGCCTTTTTCGAGCGCCTGCCTGAATTCGCCGAACTCCTCCTCCACCTTGTCAAGCACCGGCTTCAGGTCTTTCCAGTCGAAGCCCACCTTTGCCACGCGGCGCTGGATCTTCTCGGCCTTGAACAGCGCCGGCAGGGCGTCGGGAATGTCGTCCACGAGGTATTTGCGGTGCTCCTTCTCGTCCTTCTTGATGCGCTCCCAGTTATGGATCACCTCTTTTGACGACCCCACTGTTGCATTGCCGAACACGTGCGGATGGCGCCTGATGAGCTTGTCGGAAATCTCCCGCGCCACGTCCTCGAGGTCGAACCTTCCCTCGTCCTTCGCGATCTGCGCGTGCAGCACCACCTGCAGCAGGAGGTCGCCGAGCTCCTCGCACATCTTATGGTTGTCGTTTTCGTCAACCGCCTCGAAGAACTCGTACGCCTCGTCGAGCAGGCAGCTCAAGATGCTCTTGTTGTTCTGCTCGCGGTCCCACGGGCAGCCGCCGGGCCCGCGCAGCGTTTTTACGATTTCAACAAACCGGTCGAGTTCTTTTCCCATGATATTCATTGTTCCTTGTCTTATTATTTTATTTTCTCTGTGTTCTCCGTGTCTCTGTGGTGATTTTTCTATCCCTTCCACTCCCCTTTGCCCATCCTCACGACGACCGGCTCGGGACCGGTCAGGTCAACAATGGTCGAGCTTACCGGATTGTCAAGCCTGCCCATGTCGAGAAAAATGTCCACGTTGTGTATGATGGCCGGCGCGATGGCCTCGGGCTCTCCGCGCAGGTCATCCTTCATTCTGATGGATGCGTTCGCCAGCGGCTCGCCGAGCATGTGCACCAGGTCCAGACATACTCTGTTGTCGGGCACGCGTATGCCCACGGTGCGCCGCTTGGGGCTCACCTTTTTCGGCACATATGATGTGGCGGGAAGGATGAACGTGTACGGGCCGGGCAGGTAATGCTTCATGAGCTTGAAATGAGCGTTGTCGATTTGCACATACCTGCTCATCTGGGAAAAATCCGAGCAGATGAACGAGAACAGCCGCGCCTTGTCCTTCTCGACGACGGCGCTGACCCTGTCGAGCGCTTTGGGGTTTGTCGCGCACGCGCCGATGCCGTACACCGTGTCGGTGGGATACACGCAGATGCCGTCATCGTGCGTAAGAGAATAAACGGTCTTTTCGAGTATCCGGCGCTGCGGATTTTCAGGATGCACTTTATAATGGATCATTGTTCGGCATTCATTTCTTCGAGAGCTTTGCCTTCACCAGCGTTTCGATTTCGCCTTCATCCGGGAACCTGTCGAGTCTTTTCTTTGAGAATAGCAGGCTTCTGTCAAGCTCGACCTCAAATACCCCGCCGCGCGATTCGACAAGAACGCTTTCTGCCCCGAATTTCCTTTTCAGTTCGTCCGCCAGACCGGCGGCCCGCGGTCGGTAATTTCACATGCCGCAGTAGGTGATGGTAAATTTCATGATTAATCCTCCTTCTCGGATTTATAAAATTTTTCGATTTAACATCTTAAATTCCGGAATCAACCAGTTAAATGGCCGTTTCAACAGGCATGACTCTGTGTCGCATCTTCAAATAATAAAATATTTGATTTGTTGTGCATATTATCAAATTTTTACGCCGCATTGTTCGTAGTAAGGATGTATTTTTTTGTTGATTTTAACCGCAAAAATTAAACTTGTTGCTCTTTTTTGACGACTATTAAGAAGAGGGCTT
This genomic interval from Chitinivibrionales bacterium contains the following:
- the tssI gene encoding type VI secretion system tip protein TssI/VgrG — translated: MPAKKANQPQFYFFSGSLAKETFEVINFSGTDAVSSVYSFGIELISQKDDISADDVINKAATLYVFRDGEYYPYSGIVSEFRFLGRGYGRANYSVTLVPRLWLLSLNMQTRIFQKKKVNQIVKQVLDDANLSDSYAFQVDEGKYPELEYVVQYQESDLDFISRLMEAAGIWYFFKENPILAEELDGCGAEQMVITDKASSFEFISSASDLLFRSASGMAEQIDTSDKESVDAIELHRRIIPKEVLLKDFNYRTPEIDLKGRKPVKSGDAGTVYRYGGHFKNTTEADRCAEIEANRLASQKVRMEGNSNCRGMRAGKRFTLQEHFLDSLNGKYVLTRVAHRGTHTTEGDGTYTYANSFVCIPASQAELFRPPLATPVPRVSGIMTAAVEANGSSYAGLDDMGRYKVRMPFDLSNAKNYEASRYLRLAQPYAGSNYGMHFPSHEGAEMVWACIDGDPNRPLGLSMVPNANTVSPVVSANKQQNIIRTAGGNEFLLDDDDGKQMARLTTKSQHTLEMDDDQKCVFLQTKDKNKLLLDDKNECVSWNAKDHSITMTYKSGSEGIVITTKEGHVINIDDKNKKLTIQTKAGNLMEMDDDGKKIGLTDSAGKNKVTLDGNGGKLLLDSQGEITISASKDLTITAANIKMTSQGKIEEKATGDYTVKAMKISQSADMDVEAKAGMNFSAEGQMNATLKGGMQTKIDGMMTEVGGSAMAKVKGGIVMIN
- a CDS encoding PAAR domain-containing protein — translated: MGKPAARLGDMTAHGGTITGPGCPTVLIGGMPAATLGDMHVCPMATPGTPPIPHVGGPISLGSTGVLIGGKPAARMGDMAVCVGPPSSIILGCMTVLIGEAGGGAGGGGAGAGAGGAGGTGTAGALHSAAVAGQSPQTDETKDHYLDLSFVDGANLPVGGVRYVMSCPDNAKRAGVLGGSIKLTGIDEGDYTVTLRAITGAKWSARESDVGKAVTMQIDTMGVEDGEKAIIDIYVRDGNYTDHLLDTMEAGFSGGQIQKQWAMQVDEKYLAICDAKEKHKKYSRPFFFFRVKIGEMEEQSGALYLKDWVEITVKDKKGNPMKNKQYKALLPSGEIGQGTLDNQGNIRIKNIQPGKLGFIIIK
- a CDS encoding DcrB-related protein is translated as MAGFNHQFQIALPDGWEDKTVFTYQGPLDSGVQHNIVLLVDATVGKKTELADYVKSQMATSKEALPGFQMIKEGEKTLPSGIKAHEVVYKYMPTDQQALYQKQLYLIIDGKAYAFTSTFSKKTLQTIAAEVDQIVAGFRPLQAQE
- the mazG gene encoding nucleoside triphosphate pyrophosphohydrolase, whose product is MGKELDRFVEIVKTLRGPGGCPWDREQNNKSILSCLLDEAYEFFEAVDENDNHKMCEELGDLLLQVVLHAQIAKDEGRFDLEDVAREISDKLIRRHPHVFGNATVGSSKEVIHNWERIKKDEKEHRKYLVDDIPDALPALFKAEKIQRRVAKVGFDWKDLKPVLDKVEEEFGEFRQALEKGDQKNAEEELGDIIFALVNVARHKRISAEDALRVTVNKFAKRFRYIEDRYKKLGKDIHKAPLEEMDKFWEESKKAVKSY
- a CDS encoding L-threonylcarbamoyladenylate synthase, which codes for MIHYKVHPENPQRRILEKTVYSLTHDDGICVYPTDTVYGIGACATNPKALDRVSAVVEKDKARLFSFICSDFSQMSRYVQIDNAHFKLMKHYLPGPYTFILPATSYVPKKVSPKRRTVGIRVPDNRVCLDLVHMLGEPLANASIRMKDDLRGEPEAIAPAIIHNVDIFLDMGRLDNPVSSTIVDLTGPEPVVVRMGKGEWKG
- a CDS encoding SelT/SelW/SelH family (seleno)protein, with product MKFTITYCGMUNYRPRAAGLADELKRKFGAESVLVESRGGVFEVELDRSLLFSKKRLDRFPDEGEIETLVKAKLSKK